Genomic window (Syntrophales bacterium):
CGTTGAGAATGAAATTCTTGACACCATTTTCAAGAAAGAATATAGACATCATCCTTCAAGGTATTGCCTGGGTGGCGGAACTGGTAGACGCAAGGGACTTAAAATCCCTCGATCCTTGAGGTTGTGCGGGTTCGATTCCCGCCCCAGGCACCACATAAAATTATGTATTTTTGCTATCCCTCCTTAAAAGGCAGAAGGCGTCAGATGAGTAAAAGGTCTGAGGATAAATAGCCGTGGAGCCAAACAATAGAAAACGTACACGCGTTTCCGTCCACTTTGAAATCGGGGTTTTACTCGCTAATGAGACAAATCCCATCACAACGCAGATCGTCAATATCAGTATGACCGGCATTCTCTGCAAATCCCGGCCATCTTTTCAGAGGGATGCCCCCTGCCGGGTGATTTTGTCATTGAATGACGAATCGCGGATAGTTATCGATTCGAAGATTTTAAGGGTCGGGTCACGAGAAACAGCCATAAGTTTTGCATCAATGGATGAGGAAAGCTTCTCTTTGCTCAGAAATATTGTGCGGTATAATACGGTGAAGCCTGATCTTATCGAGCAGGAGTTTCAGACAGATGCCTTTGGCGGTCTGCCGGATTGAAATAGCAATGGTTGTTTTTTCAAACCAGAAATTTGTTTACATGTTTTGTACAGTCCCTATTATCCGCGAGACCTGAATAATGCCATGATCGTGTCATTTCGACCGAAGGGAGAAATCTTAACACCCCTGAATGATGCCGATTTCTCGTCGTTAACGCTCCTCGAAATGACAATTTTCAAAGTTCTCTCCGCCGCTATCTATAACAAAGGAGGTGATTGCAAAACTCCGTGTCATGCCCGAATGCTTTTGTCGGGCATCCATGATTTCAAATAGTTAAAAACTGGATTATGAACATTAAACTTCGTTTTCCCGCCCAGAAGCGTCGCGGGAATGACAGCGTTGGGAGTTTTGCAATTGGCTCAAAGGAAGGTATATGCCATGAAAGCAGTTATTTACAGGCAGGACAGAGGATTGACTGTTGAGGAAGTTCCAATTCCGGAAGAGGGTGATGATTTTGTCGTTGTCAAGGTCGTCAATACCGGCTTCTGTGGTTCGGATCACTCCCTGATTGAAAGTGGATTCCTGGCCGATGGTACTATACTCGGGCATGAAACAAGCGGAGTTGTCGCAGGAGTCGGCAAGAAAACTAAAGGTATTTCTGAAGGGATGAAGATCATCGTCAGGCCTACCTTTTGCGGAAACTGCC
Coding sequences:
- a CDS encoding PilZ domain-containing protein, whose protein sequence is MEPNNRKRTRVSVHFEIGVLLANETNPITTQIVNISMTGILCKSRPSFQRDAPCRVILSLNDESRIVIDSKILRVGSRETAISFASMDEESFSLLRNIVRYNTVKPDLIEQEFQTDAFGGLPD